One region of Cobetia sp. cqz5-12 genomic DNA includes:
- the argS gene encoding arginine--tRNA ligase, with protein MKETIIELLGQALETLKADGTLPADASPQIKVDPTKDKSHGDYASNLAMMTSKAAGMKPRDLAEKLIAALPASDAVSKVEIAGPGFLNFFADTGAVADIVRRVFSESDSFGHSDVGAGEKVQVEFVSANPTGPLHVGHGRGAAVGDVLCRLLAATGHDVTREFYYNDAGAQINNLALSVQARAKGLGPDDASWPADGYRGDYIRELAASYMAGDTVEADGKQVTGAADTDDLEAIRVFAVAYLRHEQDLDLKAFGVEFDVYFLESSLYRDGKVEETVKRLVDNGYTYEDDGALWLRTTDFGDDKDRVMRKRDGGYTYFLPDVAYHLDKWQRGFTQVINEQGADHHSTVTRVRAGLQALQADIPKGWPDYVLHQMVTVMRSGEEVKLSKRAGSYVTLRDLIEEVGRDATRYFLAARRADSQLTFDIDLARSQSNDNPVYYIQYAHARVHSVLRKASREEKPFDEALAMAQLSLLTSDQEKAVMNRMAQFPDVVAHAAKVREPQQVAQYLQDLSSDFHTCYNAVKVMVEDDATRNARMALGLATAQVIRNGLALLGVSAPEEM; from the coding sequence ATGAAAGAGACGATCATCGAACTGCTGGGCCAGGCCCTGGAAACCCTCAAGGCCGACGGCACCCTGCCCGCCGACGCCAGCCCGCAGATCAAGGTCGACCCGACCAAGGACAAGAGCCACGGCGACTACGCCAGCAACCTGGCGATGATGACGTCCAAGGCCGCCGGCATGAAGCCGCGCGATCTGGCCGAGAAGCTGATCGCGGCGCTGCCGGCCTCCGATGCCGTCTCCAAGGTCGAGATCGCCGGCCCCGGTTTCCTGAACTTCTTCGCTGACACCGGTGCGGTAGCCGACATCGTGCGTCGCGTCTTCAGTGAAAGCGACAGCTTCGGTCACAGCGACGTGGGTGCCGGCGAGAAGGTGCAGGTCGAGTTCGTCTCCGCCAACCCGACCGGCCCGCTGCACGTCGGTCACGGCCGCGGGGCCGCAGTCGGCGACGTGCTGTGCCGCCTGCTGGCCGCCACCGGTCACGACGTCACGCGCGAGTTCTACTACAACGACGCCGGCGCCCAGATCAACAATCTGGCGCTCTCCGTCCAGGCGCGCGCCAAGGGCCTGGGCCCGGATGATGCCAGCTGGCCGGCCGATGGCTATCGCGGTGACTACATCAGAGAACTGGCCGCCTCCTACATGGCCGGCGACACCGTCGAAGCCGATGGCAAGCAGGTGACCGGCGCCGCGGATACCGATGACCTTGAGGCCATCCGCGTCTTCGCCGTCGCCTACCTGCGCCACGAGCAGGATCTGGACCTCAAGGCCTTCGGCGTCGAATTCGATGTCTACTTCCTCGAGTCCTCGCTCTACCGCGACGGCAAGGTCGAGGAGACCGTCAAGCGCCTGGTCGACAACGGCTATACCTATGAAGACGACGGCGCCCTGTGGCTGCGTACCACCGACTTCGGTGATGACAAGGACCGCGTGATGCGCAAGCGTGACGGCGGTTACACCTACTTCCTGCCCGACGTTGCCTACCACCTCGACAAGTGGCAGCGTGGCTTCACCCAGGTCATCAACGAGCAGGGTGCCGATCACCACTCCACCGTGACCCGCGTGCGCGCCGGTCTGCAGGCTCTGCAGGCGGACATTCCCAAGGGCTGGCCGGACTATGTGCTGCACCAGATGGTCACCGTGATGCGCTCCGGCGAGGAAGTGAAGCTGTCCAAGCGTGCCGGCAGCTACGTGACCCTGCGCGACCTGATCGAGGAAGTCGGCCGCGACGCGACCCGCTACTTCCTGGCAGCACGTCGCGCCGACTCCCAGCTGACCTTCGACATCGACCTGGCGCGCTCCCAGTCCAATGACAACCCGGTCTACTACATCCAGTACGCCCATGCCCGCGTGCACAGCGTGCTGCGCAAGGCCAGCCGCGAAGAGAAGCCCTTCGACGAAGCCCTGGCCATGGCGCAGCTCTCCCTGCTGACCAGCGACCAGGAAAAGGCCGTGATGAATCGCATGGCACAGTTCCCGGACGTCGTCGCCCACGCCGCCAAGGTGCGCGAGCCGCAGCAGGTCGCCCAGTACCTGCAGGACCTCTCCTCCGACTTCCATACCTGCTACAACGCGGTGAAGGTGATGGTCGAGGACGACGCGACCCGCAATGCGCGCATGGCGCTGGGTCTGGCGACCGCTCAGGTCATCCGCAACGGCCTGGCCCTGCTGGGTGTCAGCGCTCCCGAGGAGATGTAA
- a CDS encoding SPOR domain-containing protein has protein sequence MAARRPANKKPASRQGASPRRQPAASQSRGLPGWLWGIIGLIAGFALAQYFEKQAPRLPVAAIVPKANTQQNGQQNGQQAAKQGNQQQKEAAEESAGNMPTFEFYTLLPETEVIAPKVDEYKSTPRPGSAESTKKSEASLTNYMLQAASFREMSDAKKLAGKLKDLGLLAKVSDVNASGGTVWHRVQVGPYKDTRELNRAQDLMNTQGIEPLLIKLQ, from the coding sequence ATGGCTGCTCGCCGCCCCGCCAACAAGAAGCCCGCCTCCCGTCAGGGGGCGAGCCCCCGTCGGCAACCCGCTGCCAGCCAGAGTCGTGGTCTGCCCGGCTGGCTGTGGGGCATCATCGGTCTGATCGCCGGCTTCGCTCTCGCGCAGTACTTCGAGAAACAGGCCCCGCGTCTGCCGGTCGCGGCCATCGTGCCCAAGGCCAACACGCAGCAGAACGGACAGCAGAACGGGCAGCAGGCCGCCAAACAGGGCAACCAGCAGCAGAAGGAAGCCGCTGAAGAGTCGGCCGGCAACATGCCGACCTTCGAGTTCTACACCCTGCTGCCGGAAACCGAGGTGATCGCGCCCAAGGTGGATGAGTACAAGTCCACGCCGCGTCCGGGCAGCGCCGAGAGCACCAAGAAGTCCGAGGCCTCGCTGACCAACTACATGTTGCAGGCGGCGTCCTTCCGCGAGATGAGCGATGCCAAGAAGCTGGCCGGCAAGCTCAAGGACCTTGGCCTGCTGGCCAAGGTCAGTGACGTCAATGCCTCCGGCGGTACCGTCTGGCACCGGGTGCAGGTCGGCCCCTACAAGGACACCCGCGAGCTCAATCGCGCCCAGGACCTGATGAACACCCAGGGCATCGAGCCCTTGTTGATCAAGCTGCAGTAA
- the hslV gene encoding ATP-dependent protease subunit HslV, whose protein sequence is MTTIVSVRRNGQVALAGDGQVSLGNTVMKGNAAKVRRLYRNQVLAGFAGGTADAFTLFERFEAQLEKYQGQLVKSAVELAKEWRSDRALRKLEAMLVVADKHASLIITGNGDVVEPEHGVLAIGSGGNYAEAAARALIENTELSAREITEKSISIAADICVFTNHNAIIEELS, encoded by the coding sequence ATGACCACGATCGTCTCCGTGCGTCGCAACGGCCAGGTCGCCCTGGCTGGTGACGGCCAGGTATCCCTTGGCAACACCGTCATGAAAGGCAACGCCGCCAAGGTGCGTCGTCTGTATCGCAATCAGGTACTGGCCGGTTTCGCCGGCGGTACCGCCGATGCCTTCACGCTGTTCGAACGCTTCGAAGCGCAGCTCGAGAAGTATCAGGGCCAGTTGGTGAAGTCCGCCGTGGAACTTGCCAAGGAGTGGCGCTCAGACCGCGCCCTGCGCAAGCTGGAGGCCATGCTGGTAGTCGCCGACAAGCATGCCTCCTTGATCATCACCGGCAACGGTGACGTGGTCGAGCCCGAGCACGGCGTGCTGGCCATCGGCTCCGGTGGCAACTACGCCGAGGCCGCTGCCCGCGCCCTGATCGAGAATACCGAGCTTTCCGCCCGCGAGATCACCGAGAAGTCCATCTCCATCGCGGCCGATATCTGCGTCTTCACCAACCACAATGCCATCATCGAGGAGCTGTCCTGA
- the hslU gene encoding ATP-dependent protease ATPase subunit HslU: MSQMTPKEIVNALDQHIVGQPEAKRAVAVAMRNRWRRMQLDDDLRPEVTPKNILMIGPTGVGKTEIARRLAKLAGAPFLKIEATKFTEVGYVGRDVESIIRDLVEVAMKLVREDAMKEVRDKAEDAAEERILDALLPRVRGEEYDAAANNSSTRQMFRKKLREGQLDDKEIDIELSPASQSLDFATPPGMEEMTSQLQSMFSNMGKQQKESRRITVKEALKLVHEEEAARMVSDEDLKSRAIEAVEQNGIVFLDEIDKVAKRGESGSGGDVSREGVQRDLLPLIEGSTVSTKHGMVKTDHILFIASGAFHLSKPSDMIPELQGRLPIRVELNALTPEDFKRILTEPSAALIRQYKALLATEGVELSFADDAIERIAQIAYQVNEGTENIGARRLHTVMERLLEEISYEGGDQPGELKVDAAYVDARLGDLARDEDLSRYIL; this comes from the coding sequence ATGTCCCAGATGACCCCGAAGGAAATCGTCAACGCCCTCGATCAGCACATCGTCGGTCAGCCTGAAGCCAAGCGCGCCGTGGCGGTTGCCATGCGCAACCGCTGGCGCCGCATGCAGCTCGATGACGACCTGCGTCCGGAAGTCACGCCGAAGAACATCCTGATGATCGGCCCGACCGGTGTCGGCAAGACCGAGATCGCTCGTCGTCTGGCCAAGCTGGCCGGCGCGCCCTTCCTCAAGATCGAGGCGACCAAGTTCACCGAGGTCGGCTATGTCGGCCGTGATGTGGAATCCATCATCCGCGACCTGGTCGAGGTCGCGATGAAGCTGGTGCGCGAAGACGCCATGAAGGAAGTGCGCGACAAGGCCGAGGATGCCGCCGAAGAGCGCATCCTCGACGCCCTGCTGCCGCGTGTGCGTGGCGAAGAGTACGACGCTGCCGCCAACAACAGCAGCACGCGCCAGATGTTCCGCAAGAAGCTGCGCGAAGGCCAGCTGGACGACAAGGAAATCGACATCGAGCTGAGCCCGGCCAGCCAGAGTCTCGATTTCGCCACCCCGCCGGGGATGGAAGAGATGACCAGCCAGCTGCAGTCCATGTTCTCCAACATGGGCAAGCAGCAGAAAGAGAGCCGTCGCATCACCGTCAAGGAAGCGCTCAAGCTGGTTCACGAGGAAGAAGCGGCCAGAATGGTCAGCGATGAAGACCTCAAGAGCCGTGCCATCGAGGCCGTCGAACAGAACGGCATCGTCTTCCTGGACGAGATCGACAAGGTCGCCAAGCGTGGCGAATCCGGCAGTGGCGGCGATGTGTCCCGTGAAGGCGTGCAGCGCGATCTGCTGCCGCTGATCGAGGGCTCCACCGTGTCCACCAAGCACGGCATGGTCAAGACCGACCACATCCTGTTCATCGCTTCCGGTGCCTTCCACCTGTCCAAGCCGTCGGACATGATTCCGGAGCTGCAGGGCCGTCTGCCGATCCGTGTCGAGCTCAACGCCCTGACGCCGGAAGACTTCAAGCGCATCCTGACCGAGCCATCCGCCGCCCTGATCCGTCAGTACAAGGCATTGCTGGCGACCGAAGGCGTCGAGCTGAGCTTCGCGGATGACGCCATCGAGCGCATCGCGCAGATCGCCTATCAGGTCAACGAAGGCACCGAGAACATCGGCGCCCGTCGCCTGCACACCGTGATGGAGCGTCTGCTGGAAGAGATCTCCTACGAGGGTGGCGATCAGCCAGGCGAACTCAAGGTCGATGCCGCCTACGTCGATGCCCGCCTGGGTGATCTGGCGCGTGATGAAGACCTGTCGCGCTACATCCTCTGA
- a CDS encoding gamma-butyrobetaine hydroxylase-like domain-containing protein, whose amino-acid sequence MHYHKSERELELGYADGQSFRLSTEFLRVMSPSAEVRGHGVGQETLQVGMRYVGLANITQSGRYALKLHFDDGHDSGLYTWEYLWELANRRDAMWAYYLRQLEEAGASREPLGIPLNQL is encoded by the coding sequence GTGCACTACCACAAGTCAGAGCGCGAACTGGAGCTGGGCTACGCCGATGGTCAGAGCTTCCGCCTGAGCACCGAATTCCTGCGCGTGATGTCGCCATCGGCGGAAGTGCGTGGCCACGGTGTCGGCCAGGAAACCCTGCAGGTCGGCATGCGCTACGTCGGACTGGCCAACATCACCCAGAGCGGTCGCTACGCGCTGAAGCTGCACTTCGATGATGGCCATGACAGCGGCCTGTATACCTGGGAATACCTGTGGGAACTGGCCAATCGCCGCGACGCCATGTGGGCCTACTACCTGCGTCAGCTGGAAGAGGCCGGCGCCTCGCGCGAGCCACTGGGCATTCCGCTCAACCAGCTGTAA
- the ubiE gene encoding bifunctional demethylmenaquinone methyltransferase/2-methoxy-6-polyprenyl-1,4-benzoquinol methylase UbiE — MDKRTTHFGYQEVAVDEKAGRVADVFHSVAAKYDVMNDLMSFGIHRLWKRITLERAGARPGQSVLDIAGGTGDLTLKFSRLVGPKGRVVLADINASMLNVGRDKLLDRGVGGNVEYVQANAEALPFPDNTFDIITIAFGLRNVTDQAKALRSMQRILKPGGRLLVLEFSKPVNPLLSTAYDQYSFRLLPKMGEMVAGDADSYRYLAESIRMHPDQKTLAGMMEEAGLERVEYTNLTGGIVALHRGIKL; from the coding sequence ATGGACAAGCGTACGACTCACTTCGGTTATCAGGAAGTTGCCGTGGACGAGAAGGCAGGCCGCGTCGCGGATGTCTTCCACAGTGTCGCCGCCAAGTACGACGTGATGAATGACCTGATGTCGTTCGGCATCCACCGTCTGTGGAAGCGCATCACCCTGGAGCGTGCCGGCGCCCGTCCCGGTCAGTCGGTGCTGGACATCGCCGGTGGCACCGGCGACCTGACGCTGAAGTTCTCGCGTCTGGTCGGCCCGAAAGGCCGCGTGGTGCTCGCCGACATCAATGCCTCGATGCTCAACGTCGGCCGCGACAAGCTGCTCGACCGTGGCGTCGGCGGCAACGTCGAATACGTGCAGGCCAATGCCGAGGCCCTGCCCTTCCCGGACAACACCTTCGACATCATCACCATCGCCTTCGGGCTGCGCAACGTCACCGACCAGGCCAAGGCCCTGCGCTCCATGCAGCGCATCCTCAAGCCGGGCGGCCGCCTGCTGGTGCTGGAATTCTCCAAGCCGGTCAATCCGCTGCTCTCCACCGCCTATGACCAGTACAGCTTCCGGCTGCTGCCCAAGATGGGTGAGATGGTCGCCGGCGACGCCGACTCCTACCGCTACCTGGCCGAGTCCATCCGCATGCACCCCGACCAGAAGACATTGGCCGGCATGATGGAAGAGGCCGGTCTCGAGCGCGTCGAGTACACCAACCTGACGGGCGGCATCGTCGCGTTGCACCGCGGTATCAAGCTCTGA
- a CDS encoding ubiquinone biosynthesis accessory factor UbiJ, which produces MALLTPLLLATAERTLNQLLARDPASTSRLNALAGRRLLVRVERPAFDLLVHFDLQGLHLLRLPQANESDGDVVVELDMETAAALLSGESIERLMFEGRLAVRGRIHLLESARDLVMDLDLDWEGALSEWFGEAPGHSLASGLRSLGRFGLISRRELELDLREYLTEEARWLPGQAQMRVARDELTELTQCLDRTEARLARLRRHLEAATSPQPAEQECQPS; this is translated from the coding sequence ATGGCATTGCTGACCCCCCTGCTGTTGGCGACCGCTGAGCGGACGCTGAATCAGCTGCTCGCTCGCGACCCGGCCTCGACGTCGCGCCTGAATGCACTGGCAGGCCGACGCCTGCTGGTGCGTGTCGAACGCCCCGCCTTCGACCTGCTGGTGCATTTCGACCTGCAGGGCCTGCACCTGTTGCGCCTGCCACAGGCCAACGAGAGCGATGGCGATGTGGTGGTGGAGCTCGACATGGAGACCGCCGCCGCCCTGCTGTCGGGTGAATCCATCGAGCGCCTGATGTTCGAGGGTCGCCTCGCCGTGCGTGGGCGCATCCATCTGCTGGAGAGCGCCCGTGACCTGGTGATGGACCTCGACCTGGACTGGGAAGGCGCGCTCAGTGAATGGTTCGGCGAAGCCCCCGGCCATAGCCTGGCCAGCGGCCTGCGCAGCCTCGGGCGTTTCGGCTTGATCAGCCGCCGCGAGCTGGAGCTGGACCTGCGCGAGTATCTCACCGAGGAAGCGCGCTGGCTGCCCGGTCAGGCGCAGATGCGTGTCGCGCGCGACGAGCTGACCGAGCTGACCCAGTGTCTGGATCGCACCGAAGCGCGTCTGGCGCGGCTGCGCCGTCATCTCGAGGCCGCCACCTCTCCTCAACCTGCCGAGCAGGAGTGCCAGCCGTCGTGA
- the ubiB gene encoding ubiquinone biosynthesis regulatory protein kinase UbiB, translated as MRLYRLLSILWVIARYRLDDLVPPGRVPALLRPLLKLSPLRLFPIGRRTRGERLRLALEALGPIFIKFGQMLSTRRDLLPPDIADELKRLQDQVPPFENQVARELVEQELEMSVEEAFAEFEAQPLASASIAQVHAARLHDGSDVVVKVIRPRIEEVMRKDIGLLYMFARLLMKVSPEARRLRPVEVVADYEATLFDELDMHKEAANTSQLKRNFLDSPLLYVPTIHWPLTRRRVMVQERIRGIPVADIEELTAQGTDLKKLAERGVEIFFTQVFRDNFFHADMHPGNIFVSRENPHDPQFIAIDCGIVGSLTREDQDYLARNLLAFFRQDYYEVAALHIESGWVGEGTRANEFAAAIRAVCEPILEKPLKDISFGQVLLGLFQTARRFNMEVQPQLVLLQKTLLNIEGLGRQLYPDLDLWATARPYLERWMKERAGPKAFWAEMVKQAPELSHQLPQLPAMAFQAMERIEEEHRARQRQTEAITTLRDRVNHASSTSWRLRAGLLLVAGAFGWQPLMAWAQTQPVAVLVGAGLGIVLLLWR; from the coding sequence GTGAGACTCTATCGCCTGCTGAGCATCCTGTGGGTCATCGCCCGCTACCGCCTCGACGACCTGGTGCCGCCGGGGCGCGTACCGGCTCTGCTGCGCCCGCTGCTCAAGCTGTCGCCGCTGCGACTATTCCCCATCGGCAGACGCACGCGTGGCGAGCGTCTGCGCCTGGCACTCGAGGCCCTCGGCCCGATCTTCATCAAGTTCGGTCAGATGCTTTCGACGCGCCGCGACCTGCTGCCGCCGGACATCGCCGACGAACTCAAGCGCCTGCAGGATCAGGTGCCGCCGTTCGAGAACCAGGTCGCGCGTGAGCTGGTCGAGCAGGAACTCGAGATGTCGGTCGAGGAAGCCTTCGCCGAATTCGAGGCCCAGCCTCTGGCCTCAGCCTCCATCGCCCAGGTCCACGCGGCACGCCTGCACGATGGCTCGGATGTGGTGGTCAAGGTCATCCGCCCGCGCATCGAGGAAGTGATGCGCAAGGACATCGGCCTGCTCTACATGTTCGCGCGCCTGTTGATGAAGGTCTCGCCGGAAGCCCGTCGCCTGCGCCCGGTCGAGGTCGTCGCCGACTACGAGGCGACGCTGTTCGACGAACTCGACATGCACAAGGAGGCCGCCAACACCTCCCAGCTCAAGCGCAATTTCCTCGACTCGCCGCTGCTCTACGTCCCGACCATCCACTGGCCACTGACGCGCCGCCGCGTGATGGTGCAGGAACGCATCCGCGGCATTCCGGTCGCCGATATCGAGGAGCTGACCGCGCAGGGCACCGACCTCAAGAAGCTGGCCGAACGCGGCGTGGAGATCTTCTTCACCCAGGTATTCCGTGACAACTTCTTCCACGCCGACATGCACCCCGGCAACATCTTCGTCTCGCGCGAGAACCCGCACGACCCGCAGTTCATCGCCATCGACTGCGGTATCGTCGGCAGCCTCACCCGCGAGGACCAGGATTATCTGGCCCGCAACCTGCTGGCCTTCTTCCGCCAGGATTACTACGAGGTCGCGGCGCTGCACATCGAGTCCGGCTGGGTCGGCGAAGGCACGCGCGCCAACGAGTTTGCCGCAGCCATCCGCGCCGTCTGCGAGCCGATTCTCGAGAAGCCGCTCAAGGACATCAGTTTCGGCCAGGTACTGCTGGGGCTGTTCCAAACCGCGCGCCGCTTCAACATGGAAGTCCAGCCGCAGCTGGTGTTGCTGCAGAAGACCCTGCTCAACATCGAGGGCCTGGGCCGCCAGCTGTATCCAGACCTCGACCTGTGGGCCACCGCCCGTCCCTATCTGGAGCGCTGGATGAAGGAGCGCGCCGGTCCCAAGGCGTTCTGGGCTGAAATGGTCAAGCAGGCCCCGGAGCTGTCGCATCAGCTGCCGCAGCTGCCGGCGATGGCCTTCCAGGCCATGGAGCGCATCGAGGAAGAGCATCGCGCCCGTCAGCGCCAGACAGAGGCCATCACCACACTGCGCGATCGGGTAAATCACGCCTCAAGCACCAGCTGGCGGCTGCGTGCAGGCCTGCTGCTGGTGGCCGGTGCCTTCGGCTGGCAGCCCCTGATGGCCTGGGCACAGACCCAGCCCGTGGCAGTACTGGTGGGCGCAGGACTGGGAATCGTGTTATTGCTGTGGCGCTAG
- a CDS encoding phosphoribosyl-ATP diphosphatase, whose translation MSDILNRLSVVLAERRDADPTSSYVASLHHKGLNKVLEKIGEEATETVLAAKDFAHDDVDSQRAVIGETADLWFHSLVMLSHLGLDHQEVLDELARRFGVSGHDEKAARGQ comes from the coding sequence ATGAGTGATATTCTCAACCGTCTGTCAGTGGTACTGGCAGAACGGCGCGACGCTGACCCGACCTCCTCCTATGTCGCGAGCCTGCATCACAAGGGCCTCAACAAGGTACTGGAGAAGATTGGTGAAGAGGCGACCGAAACCGTACTGGCCGCCAAGGATTTCGCTCACGACGACGTGGACTCGCAGCGTGCCGTGATCGGTGAGACCGCTGACCTGTGGTTCCATTCACTGGTCATGCTGTCGCACCTGGGGCTGGATCATCAGGAAGTGCTGGATGAGCTGGCACGCCGCTTCGGTGTTTCCGGTCATGATGAAAAGGCCGCTCGCGGCCAGTGA
- the tatA gene encoding Sec-independent protein translocase subunit TatA, with protein sequence MLGGISIWQLLIVLGIIILIFGTKKLRNVGSDLGGAVKGFKGAMKEEEKKSDEPTAQQKVAHEEKRGDTIDVEAESRDTADKRS encoded by the coding sequence ATGTTAGGTGGCATCAGTATCTGGCAGCTTCTCATCGTGCTCGGCATCATCATCCTGATCTTCGGGACCAAGAAGCTGCGCAACGTCGGCTCTGATCTCGGCGGTGCCGTGAAGGGCTTCAAGGGCGCGATGAAGGAAGAAGAGAAGAAGAGCGACGAGCCGACTGCCCAGCAGAAGGTCGCGCATGAGGAAAAGCGTGGCGACACCATCGATGTCGAGGCCGAGAGCCGCGATACCGCTGACAAGCGCTCGTAA
- the tatB gene encoding Sec-independent protein translocase protein TatB has translation MFDIGFFELALIALLALIVLGPERLPRAARTAGLWLGRIKRSVSGIQQEISAQLEAEELRQTLNEQKKQLDETLAHARNEARDVERGITESSTPSDAGASGAAPSPRPAENGAPATEPGTASDTRESREPRS, from the coding sequence ATGTTCGATATCGGCTTTTTTGAACTGGCATTGATCGCGCTGCTGGCGCTGATCGTGCTCGGCCCGGAGCGTCTGCCCCGGGCCGCCCGCACTGCGGGTCTGTGGCTGGGACGCATCAAGCGCAGTGTCTCGGGCATTCAGCAGGAAATCAGTGCCCAGCTGGAAGCCGAGGAACTGCGTCAGACGCTCAACGAGCAGAAGAAGCAGCTCGATGAGACGCTCGCTCATGCGCGCAACGAGGCACGCGATGTCGAGCGTGGCATCACCGAATCCAGCACGCCCAGCGATGCAGGCGCTTCCGGCGCTGCCCCCAGCCCCCGTCCTGCCGAGAATGGTGCGCCGGCCACTGAGCCGGGCACTGCTTCCGACACCCGTGAATCACGAGAGCCACGTTCCTGA
- the tatC gene encoding twin-arginine translocase subunit TatC: MSDPHASPSGGQGDAAHAPLIEHLIELRSRLLRATLVVLVVFAALYGFSNQIYLYVAEPLMALLPPGSQMIATEVASPFLAPFKLTLVVALFLAIPAVLYQAWAFIAPGLYENEKALALPLLASSILLFYAGAAFAYYVVFPLLFQFFTTTGPENVAIMTDINQYLNFVLKLFFAFGVAFEIPIATFLLIWTGATTVEALSKKRPYIVIACFVVGMLLTPPDVISQSLLAIPMWLLFEVGILASRLFKRRRAASDDEASQETP; encoded by the coding sequence ATGAGTGATCCACATGCCTCACCGTCAGGTGGTCAGGGCGACGCCGCACATGCGCCGCTCATTGAGCACCTGATCGAGCTACGCTCGCGCTTGCTGCGCGCCACCCTGGTGGTGCTGGTGGTCTTCGCCGCGCTGTACGGCTTCTCCAACCAGATCTACCTGTATGTCGCCGAACCGCTGATGGCATTGCTGCCACCGGGTTCACAGATGATCGCCACCGAAGTGGCCTCGCCCTTCCTGGCGCCCTTCAAGCTGACATTGGTGGTGGCGCTGTTCCTGGCGATTCCCGCCGTGCTCTATCAGGCCTGGGCGTTCATCGCGCCGGGCCTCTATGAGAACGAGAAGGCATTGGCGCTACCGCTGCTGGCTTCCAGCATCCTGCTGTTCTATGCCGGTGCGGCCTTCGCCTACTATGTCGTCTTCCCGCTCCTGTTCCAGTTCTTCACCACCACGGGCCCCGAGAACGTGGCGATCATGACGGACATCAATCAGTACCTGAATTTCGTCCTCAAGCTGTTCTTCGCCTTCGGGGTGGCCTTCGAGATTCCCATCGCCACCTTCCTGCTGATCTGGACCGGCGCGACCACGGTGGAGGCGCTGAGCAAGAAGCGCCCCTATATCGTGATCGCCTGCTTCGTGGTCGGCATGTTGCTGACACCGCCGGACGTGATCTCGCAGTCGCTGCTGGCGATTCCGATGTGGCTGCTGTTCGAGGTCGGCATTCTGGCCTCGCGCCTCTTCAAGCGTCGGCGTGCAGCCTCAGACGATGAGGCCTCGCAGGAAACGCCCTGA
- the elbB gene encoding isoprenoid biosynthesis glyoxalase ElbB yields MTKQVALILSGCGVFDGSEIYETTLTLLRLDQLGIAYECFAPDIAQHHVINHGTGDEMEETRNVLVESARLARGKVRPLEELSADDFDALILPGGFGAAKNLCDFAVKGEDLELVAGLQEVVQPFHAAGKPIGVMCIAPVMVPKLLGEGISVTIGNDASVSGAISAQGGLHKSCEVTDIVVDAANRVVTTPAYLLAERISEAAQGIFKLVERIDSWIEDDKARAAEQD; encoded by the coding sequence ATGACCAAGCAGGTAGCCCTGATCCTTTCCGGTTGCGGTGTCTTTGATGGCTCCGAGATCTATGAAACTACCCTGACGCTGCTGCGTCTCGATCAGCTGGGCATTGCCTATGAATGCTTTGCACCGGATATCGCGCAGCATCACGTGATCAATCACGGCACTGGCGACGAGATGGAGGAGACACGCAACGTGCTGGTCGAGTCCGCGCGTCTGGCACGTGGCAAGGTGCGCCCGCTGGAAGAGCTGTCAGCGGACGACTTCGATGCGCTGATCCTGCCCGGCGGCTTCGGCGCCGCCAAGAATCTGTGTGACTTTGCCGTCAAGGGCGAAGACCTCGAACTCGTCGCGGGCCTGCAGGAAGTGGTGCAGCCCTTCCATGCGGCCGGCAAGCCGATCGGCGTGATGTGCATCGCGCCGGTGATGGTGCCCAAGCTGCTGGGTGAGGGCATCTCGGTCACCATCGGCAACGATGCCAGTGTTTCCGGGGCGATCAGCGCCCAGGGCGGTCTGCACAAGAGCTGCGAGGTGACGGATATCGTCGTCGACGCCGCCAACCGTGTCGTCACCACCCCAGCCTATCTGCTGGCGGAGCGCATCAGCGAAGCGGCCCAGGGCATCTTCAAGCTGGTCGAGCGTATCGATAGCTGGATCGAGGACGACAAGGCGCGCGCCGCCGAGCAGGACTGA